One genomic segment of Ctenopharyngodon idella isolate HZGC_01 chromosome 7, HZGC01, whole genome shotgun sequence includes these proteins:
- the LOC127515919 gene encoding uncharacterized protein LOC127515919, producing the protein MEGAAESDTPVPGKSATDRAAALARLLHRDCTRLLELYKERESFLSHHVPGGERLVTLALCPEAPSTAEQVGHVRSALRRCKELLECLISREVEEMGQELEGEFESLRKTVKDRLGHLVHSTGALLENGEGGCPPSPQIQCNEGQDEVEGSGSFAAKLWTYRVLLELIHWTDSASQTLHVFHTETQGQQQQQLL; encoded by the exons ATGGAGGGAGCAGCGGAGTCAGACACGCCCGTCCCGGGGAAATCAGCGACGGACAGAGCGGCGGCGCTCGCCCGCTTGTTGCACCGCGACTGCACGCGTCTGCTCGAGCTCTAC aaAGAGCGGGAGAGCTTCCTGTCCCATCACGTCCCGGGCGGTGAGCGTCTGGTGACCCTCGCCCTCTGCCCCGAGGCCCCGAGCACAGCGGAGCAGGTGGGACACGTGCGCTCGGCCCTGCGCCGCTGCAAGGAGCTGCTGGAGTGTCTGATCAGCCGAGAGGTGGAGGAGATGGGCCAAGAGCTGGAAGGCGAGTTCGAAAGCCTGCGGAAGACCGTGAAGGATCGCCTCGGGCATCTCGTCCACAGCACCGGAGCTCTGCTGGAGAACGGGGAAGGCGGCTGCCCGCCGTCTCCACAGATTCAGTGCAATGAG GGTCAGGATGAAGTTGAAGGTTCTGGTAGTTTTGCTGCTAAACTCTGGACCTATCGAGTTCTGCTGGAGCTCATCCACTGGACAGATTCTGCCTCTCAGACGCTTCACGTATTCCACACTGAAACGCAAggccagcagcagcagcagctcctCTAA